From a single Aestuariibius sp. HNIBRBA575 genomic region:
- a CDS encoding rhodanese-like domain-containing protein: MKTHARILCAATLLVSTSVSAQEVNITTFKEQSTFVLNGQSFSIERDQNQDHMLTGEFSRTSRACPPFCIQPMQAAAGVETVGELEVLDFLEDVVSNNTGLLVDSRLPEWFSNGTIPGAVNVPFATLDPSNPYRSDILRALGATDLGSGLDFSNAMDLMLFCNGPWCEQATIAINNLVGAGYPTNKIFYYRGGMQSWLQLGLTVTAPNSNG, from the coding sequence ATGAAAACACACGCGCGTATTCTATGTGCAGCAACATTGCTGGTATCAACCAGCGTTTCTGCCCAAGAGGTCAATATAACAACGTTCAAAGAACAATCGACCTTTGTTCTGAATGGGCAGAGTTTTTCGATCGAACGTGATCAAAATCAGGACCACATGCTGACGGGCGAATTTTCACGCACCTCGCGTGCCTGTCCCCCGTTTTGCATTCAGCCCATGCAGGCCGCGGCCGGTGTTGAAACTGTTGGCGAACTCGAAGTGTTGGATTTCCTAGAAGACGTCGTATCCAACAATACCGGGTTGCTGGTGGATAGCCGCCTGCCGGAATGGTTCAGCAACGGCACTATTCCGGGTGCCGTGAACGTGCCCTTTGCGACGCTTGACCCATCCAACCCCTATCGCAGCGATATTCTGCGCGCATTAGGGGCGACGGATCTGGGATCTGGGCTCGATTTTTCGAACGCGATGGACCTGATGCTGTTTTGCAATGGCCCGTGGTGTGAACAAGCGACAATCGCCATCAACAATCTGGTTGGTGCCGGATACCCCACAAACAAGATTTTCTACTACCGCGGTGGAATGCAATCCTGGCTGCAACTTGGCCTGACTGTCACCGCCCCCAATTCAAATGGCTAA
- a CDS encoding LysM peptidoglycan-binding domain-containing protein, giving the protein MIRSVIAIFSFAVVLCLFIIFRSTGERQPQVADIPPAPVIPQEVVEVTRAPAEPMIIPAERRPAMPVDAMVQPQSERTGIMTDSTSMQDMTINVLADLGLATNEPPVPLVDENLQNTASILAGIQAVTGRDADIAPRESLQNLVVTALQAGESDAYIDALINEAAKQGEITVPEVLVTSDGRVDTATLLSNIVTQAQIAATGVAPEVPVLDPTQSEGVEVRVVQRATETVQNKFYTVQRGDSLGGIAIKFYGNAAEYRKIFDANRQLLSSPDTIRAGQRLFIPT; this is encoded by the coding sequence ATGATCCGTTCCGTAATTGCCATCTTTAGCTTTGCCGTTGTGCTGTGCTTGTTCATTATTTTCCGCAGCACCGGTGAACGCCAACCTCAGGTGGCGGATATTCCACCGGCGCCGGTGATCCCCCAAGAGGTCGTCGAAGTGACACGCGCCCCGGCAGAACCGATGATCATTCCCGCCGAACGCCGCCCCGCCATGCCCGTCGACGCAATGGTTCAGCCGCAATCTGAGCGAACCGGCATCATGACCGACAGCACGTCGATGCAGGACATGACCATTAACGTTTTGGCTGATCTGGGTCTGGCCACAAATGAACCGCCGGTGCCGTTGGTGGATGAGAACCTGCAAAACACCGCGTCCATTCTGGCCGGAATTCAGGCTGTGACAGGACGGGACGCTGATATTGCGCCGCGCGAAAGCCTGCAAAATCTGGTGGTCACTGCGCTACAGGCCGGCGAAAGCGACGCCTATATCGACGCGCTGATCAACGAAGCCGCCAAGCAAGGTGAGATCACCGTGCCAGAGGTTCTGGTGACGTCGGATGGCCGGGTTGATACCGCGACATTGCTGTCCAACATTGTCACACAGGCCCAAATCGCAGCCACTGGTGTCGCACCAGAGGTGCCGGTTCTGGACCCCACACAATCCGAAGGCGTTGAGGTTCGCGTTGTGCAGCGCGCCACCGAAACCGTTCAGAACAAATTCTATACGGTTCAGCGCGGCGACAGCCTTGGCGGGATCGCGATCAAATTCTACGGGAATGCAGCGGAATACCGGAAAATTTTCGACGCAAACCGCCAATTGCTATCCAGCCCGGACACGATCCGCGCCGGGCAGCGGTTGTTCATTCCGACCTAA
- the zapE gene encoding cell division protein ZapE has product MTIQSVYNARVDVGDLHHDPVQEEVLPELERIRAQLAEPVKKGLFRKAPEPVRGLYMWGGVGRGKSMLMDLLFDAVSVPKRREHFHAFMQWVHAEMKTARDTGVDDAIKPVADSLSKDIRFLAFDEMQITDITDAMIVGRLFEALFDAGVTIVTTSNRVPDDLYKNGLNRQLFLPFIAQIKDRLNIWELASETDYRQRKLAGSQVYFSPNNADARAKMAAIWQELTAGDTRPLILKVKGREVEIPHFHNGVARCSFFDLCGKMLGAADYLELARNVRVLLLDDIPALGRSNFNEAKRFVTLIDALYEGNVKLIGSAAAEPEMLYLEGEGTFEFERTASRLREMQGENWGREAE; this is encoded by the coding sequence ATGACAATTCAATCCGTATATAATGCCCGTGTGGATGTCGGCGATCTGCATCATGACCCCGTCCAAGAAGAGGTCCTGCCAGAGTTAGAACGCATTCGCGCGCAACTGGCCGAACCGGTGAAAAAGGGCCTGTTTCGCAAGGCGCCTGAACCGGTGCGTGGGCTTTATATGTGGGGCGGCGTGGGGCGTGGGAAATCCATGTTGATGGATTTGCTTTTTGATGCGGTCAGCGTGCCCAAGCGGCGCGAACATTTCCATGCGTTTATGCAATGGGTGCACGCCGAAATGAAAACGGCGCGTGACACTGGTGTGGATGACGCAATCAAACCGGTTGCTGACAGCCTGTCCAAAGACATCCGGTTTCTGGCCTTTGATGAAATGCAGATCACGGATATCACCGATGCGATGATCGTCGGCCGCCTGTTCGAAGCGTTGTTTGATGCGGGCGTGACGATTGTGACGACATCCAACCGCGTGCCGGATGATCTGTATAAAAACGGGCTGAACCGGCAGCTGTTTTTGCCGTTTATCGCCCAGATTAAGGATCGCCTGAACATCTGGGAACTGGCGAGCGAGACGGATTATCGCCAGCGTAAACTGGCCGGGTCGCAGGTCTATTTCAGCCCAAATAATGCAGATGCCCGTGCGAAAATGGCCGCGATTTGGCAGGAATTGACCGCCGGGGATACTCGCCCCCTGATCCTAAAAGTCAAAGGCCGCGAGGTCGAAATCCCCCATTTTCACAATGGTGTAGCGCGCTGTAGCTTCTTTGATCTTTGTGGAAAAATGCTGGGCGCTGCGGATTATCTGGAATTGGCGCGCAATGTGCGTGTGCTGTTGCTCGACGATATTCCCGCGCTGGGCCGGTCCAATTTCAACGAAGCCAAACGGTTTGTGACCCTGATTGACGCGCTCTATGAGGGCAACGTCAAATTGATCGGATCGGCGGCGGCTGAACCTGAAATGCTCTACCTCGAAGGCGAAGGCACGTTTGAATTTGAACGCACCGCCAGCCGATTGCGGGAAATGCAGGGCGAAAATTGGGGCCGCGAGGCGGAGTAA
- a CDS encoding MFS transporter: MERKSPLMTPVLIAGCIIIMMSFAVRASFGVFQIPIAEEFNWLRADFSLAIAIQNLAWGIGQPIFGAIAEKIGDRKAIIMGALMYAAGLLLSSGATTPIAHQFYEVFVGFGIAGTGFGVILAIVGRASSDENRFMSLAIATAAGSAGQVFGAPMAEWMLGFMSWQSVFVAFAGMIILSLAVLPMMRSPQIATKAELEESMGQILGRAFRDPTYTMIFLGFFSCGYQLAFITAHFPAFVAEMCGPIMTGGLLDGLGISTTSALGAIAISLIGLANIGGTLMAGYLGKRYSKKYLLAGIYTARTIVAALFILVPMTPMTVVIFSIAMGSLWLATVPLTSGLVAHIYGLRYMGTLYGIVFFSHQLGSFLGVWLGGRMYDIYGSYQAVWWVGVGVGAFSALIHLPIRESRAPIAA, translated from the coding sequence ATGGAACGTAAATCACCCTTAATGACCCCCGTCCTGATTGCAGGGTGTATCATCATCATGATGAGTTTTGCCGTACGTGCCTCGTTTGGGGTGTTTCAAATCCCCATCGCAGAAGAGTTCAACTGGCTGCGGGCAGATTTTTCATTGGCGATTGCCATTCAGAACCTCGCTTGGGGCATTGGACAGCCGATTTTTGGTGCCATCGCTGAAAAAATCGGGGATCGCAAAGCCATCATTATGGGCGCGCTGATGTATGCGGCCGGGTTGCTGCTGTCATCGGGGGCAACCACGCCGATCGCGCATCAATTCTACGAAGTCTTTGTCGGATTTGGCATTGCAGGCACCGGGTTCGGGGTGATTTTGGCCATTGTGGGCCGTGCGTCCAGTGATGAAAACCGGTTCATGAGCCTGGCCATTGCCACCGCCGCCGGGTCCGCCGGGCAGGTCTTTGGCGCGCCGATGGCGGAATGGATGCTGGGGTTCATGTCGTGGCAATCGGTGTTTGTGGCCTTTGCCGGGATGATCATCCTATCGCTGGCCGTTTTGCCGATGATGCGGTCGCCACAAATCGCCACCAAAGCCGAGCTGGAAGAAAGCATGGGCCAAATTCTGGGCCGCGCATTCCGGGACCCAACCTATACGATGATCTTTTTGGGCTTCTTTTCCTGTGGCTATCAACTGGCATTTATCACCGCGCATTTCCCGGCCTTTGTCGCTGAAATGTGTGGGCCGATCATGACCGGCGGTTTGCTGGATGGGTTGGGGATTTCGACCACATCGGCATTGGGCGCGATTGCGATTTCGCTGATTGGGCTGGCCAATATCGGCGGCACATTGATGGCGGGCTATCTGGGCAAACGCTATTCCAAGAAATACCTGCTGGCCGGGATCTATACCGCGCGGACGATTGTTGCGGCCCTGTTCATATTGGTGCCGATGACACCAATGACGGTCGTGATTTTTTCGATTGCGATGGGGTCATTGTGGTTGGCAACTGTGCCGCTGACCAGTGGTCTGGTCGCGCATATTTACGGGCTGCGGTACATGGGGACGCTCTATGGGATCGTGTTCTTTAGCCACCAATTGGGGTCGTTCCTGGGTGTGTGGCTGGGGGGGCGGATGTATGACATCTACGGCAGCTATCAGGCCGTTTGGTGGGTTGGTGTGGGCGTTGGCGCGTTTTCGGCGTTGATCCATCTACCGATCCGCGAAAGCCGCGCGCCCATCGCCGCCTAG
- a CDS encoding OmpA family protein — protein sequence MIRTALALICSLIPGLAGALVLEFPGNAQLQSESVTPQGSYALPTGPWVDGFIPFNIAEGAVTRQAWRIDAQGLTTLQILSPLKTQLAQGGFDTLYECETKACGGFDFRFSTEILGLPDMYVDLGDYRYFAAQNGETDEYVTLIVSRSSRAGYVQVTSVTQTGQQGLRGGASNPVMRGTTSIAPEQAGDLVGQLETNGHVVLGDLAFETGSAQLGEGPFDSLQTLADYLNSHPSRVVALVGHTDSQGSLDGNIALSKRRAGSVLERLVREYQVNRAQLGAEGMGYLSPLSSNLSAEGREANRRVEVIMVSNE from the coding sequence ATGATCAGAACCGCACTTGCCTTGATCTGTAGCTTGATCCCCGGTTTGGCCGGGGCTTTGGTGCTGGAATTTCCGGGCAACGCCCAGTTACAATCTGAATCCGTGACGCCTCAGGGGTCGTATGCATTGCCCACTGGGCCATGGGTGGACGGGTTCATCCCGTTTAACATCGCCGAAGGCGCGGTTACGCGGCAGGCATGGCGGATTGATGCGCAGGGGTTAACGACCTTACAGATATTGTCCCCGCTTAAGACGCAGCTGGCACAAGGTGGGTTTGACACGCTGTATGAATGCGAAACCAAGGCATGCGGCGGGTTTGATTTCAGGTTTTCCACCGAAATTCTGGGTCTGCCGGACATGTATGTCGATCTGGGCGATTACCGTTACTTTGCGGCTCAAAATGGCGAAACCGACGAATATGTGACCCTGATTGTCAGCCGGTCCAGTCGCGCGGGGTACGTTCAGGTCACGTCTGTCACGCAAACCGGTCAACAGGGTCTGCGTGGCGGCGCATCCAATCCGGTGATGCGCGGCACCACATCCATCGCGCCGGAACAGGCCGGGGATTTGGTCGGGCAATTGGAAACCAACGGGCATGTTGTTTTGGGTGATCTGGCCTTTGAAACCGGATCGGCGCAACTGGGTGAGGGCCCCTTTGATAGTCTGCAAACACTGGCGGATTATCTAAACAGCCATCCATCGCGCGTGGTTGCGTTGGTTGGGCACACCGATAGCCAAGGGTCGCTGGACGGCAACATCGCCCTGTCCAAGCGGCGAGCTGGCTCTGTTCTGGAACGGTTGGTGCGTGAATATCAGGTCAACCGCGCCCAATTGGGGGCCGAAGGCATGGGCTATCTGTCGCCTTTGTCCAGCAATCTGTCAGCCGAGGGGCGCGAAGCCAACCGCCGGGTCGAAGTGATCATGGTGTCCAACGAATAG
- a CDS encoding peroxidase-related enzyme (This protein belongs to a clade of uncharacterized proteins related to peroxidases such as the alkylhydroperoxidase AhpD.) yields MTKPDLPTALNLPQMDPLPDDVAKYFAVCEDKLGMVPNVLRAYAFDAQKLNAFSALYNDVMLADSGLSKLEREMIAVTVSAINKCFYCLTAHGAAVRQLSGDPKLGEMLVMNWRVAPLDDRQTAMLLFAEKVTKESHAVVEADRQALRDVGFSDRDIWDIVSTIGFYNMSNRMASATAMAPNDDYHAAHR; encoded by the coding sequence ATGACCAAACCTGACTTGCCCACGGCGCTGAACCTGCCGCAAATGGACCCATTGCCCGACGATGTGGCCAAATATTTCGCCGTCTGCGAAGACAAGCTAGGCATGGTGCCCAATGTGCTGCGCGCCTATGCGTTTGACGCACAAAAGCTAAACGCGTTTTCGGCGCTTTATAATGACGTGATGCTGGCCGATAGCGGCCTAAGCAAGCTAGAGCGCGAAATGATTGCCGTCACTGTCAGTGCCATCAACAAATGTTTTTATTGCCTGACAGCGCATGGCGCGGCTGTGCGGCAATTGTCGGGCGATCCAAAGCTGGGTGAAATGCTGGTGATGAACTGGCGTGTCGCCCCGTTGGATGATCGTCAAACTGCCATGCTGTTATTTGCAGAAAAGGTCACCAAAGAAAGCCACGCCGTGGTCGAGGCAGACCGTCAGGCCCTGCGGGATGTTGGATTTAGCGATCGCGATATCTGGGACATTGTTTCAACCATTGGGTTTTATAACATGTCCAACCGCATGGCATCGGCGACGGCCATGGCCCCAAATGATGACTACCACGCAGCACATCGATGA
- a CDS encoding GNAT family N-acetyltransferase — MSQPSIGQLYGVIDQSWPALRRFDLGPFTLRQGANGGSRVSAATTLGPVTSTDIDAAETAMRDMEQPRLFMIREWDTALDADLNDRGYRIKDPVNVYVAPVEQIALKRPPQITTFEVWPPLVSQIEVWQAGGIGAGRLAVMQRANQPKTTLMGRVHDRPAGAVFVGTYDNIAMVHAMETAAQFRRNGLARHMVTSCAFWAKQQCQSHLSMVCTQANDAANGLYTSMGFACVGQYHYRIHPEDT; from the coding sequence ATGAGCCAGCCCAGCATTGGCCAATTATACGGTGTGATTGACCAGTCATGGCCAGCCTTGCGGCGGTTTGATCTGGGACCGTTCACGTTACGCCAAGGCGCAAATGGGGGCAGCCGCGTGTCTGCGGCAACGACGCTTGGCCCGGTGACGTCAACCGATATCGACGCTGCAGAAACGGCAATGCGCGACATGGAACAGCCACGCCTGTTTATGATCCGCGAATGGGATACGGCGTTGGATGCGGATCTGAATGACCGGGGTTACAGGATCAAAGACCCGGTAAACGTCTATGTTGCGCCGGTTGAACAGATCGCCCTGAAACGTCCCCCTCAGATCACAACCTTTGAGGTTTGGCCGCCTTTGGTCAGCCAAATCGAAGTCTGGCAGGCCGGGGGGATTGGTGCGGGGCGACTTGCGGTGATGCAGCGCGCCAACCAACCTAAAACCACATTGATGGGGCGGGTGCATGATCGTCCCGCGGGGGCGGTTTTTGTTGGGACATATGACAATATCGCGATGGTCCACGCGATGGAAACCGCGGCGCAATTTCGGCGCAATGGGTTGGCGCGACACATGGTGACGTCCTGTGCGTTCTGGGCCAAACAGCAATGCCAGTCACATTTGTCCATGGTGTGTACGCAGGCCAATGATGCGGCCAATGGGCTTTATACTTCGATGGGATTTGCCTGTGTTGGGCAATACCATTATCGCATTCACCCGGAGGACACATGA
- a CDS encoding competence/damage-inducible protein A, whose product MSNPSAAMIVIGDEILSGRTRDANMHHLAGALTEKGIDLREVRVVSDDPGAIADAVTALRSRFDHVFTTGGIGPTHDDITADCVAAAFGVHVGVRDDARALLQAHYDRSGQDLNQARLRMARIPDGAVLIDNPISTAPGFSLENVHVMAGVPNIFQAMLAGLLPRLTGGAPLLSQTLRVERGEGDIAGPFAALAEEFTDLSFGSYPFTHNGIYGSNLVVRGTDASRLDAAMVRLSEVFA is encoded by the coding sequence ATGTCTAACCCTAGTGCTGCGATGATTGTGATCGGGGATGAAATCCTGTCGGGGCGCACGCGGGATGCGAATATGCACCATCTGGCTGGCGCGCTGACCGAAAAGGGCATTGATCTGCGCGAAGTGCGCGTTGTCAGTGATGATCCGGGGGCCATTGCGGATGCCGTCACGGCGCTGCGCAGCCGGTTTGACCATGTGTTTACCACTGGGGGCATCGGCCCGACCCATGACGATATCACCGCCGATTGTGTTGCCGCTGCCTTTGGGGTGCACGTGGGTGTGCGCGATGATGCCCGCGCCCTGTTGCAGGCCCATTATGATCGATCTGGTCAGGACCTGAACCAAGCCCGTTTGCGCATGGCCCGCATTCCGGACGGGGCGGTTTTGATCGACAATCCCATCAGCACGGCACCGGGATTTAGTCTTGAGAATGTGCATGTTATGGCCGGCGTGCCCAATATTTTTCAGGCCATGTTGGCGGGGCTTTTGCCGCGTTTGACCGGCGGGGCGCCCCTGTTGTCACAGACATTGCGAGTCGAAAGAGGAGAAGGCGACATCGCCGGGCCATTTGCCGCCTTGGCTGAGGAATTTACCGATCTCAGCTTTGGATCTTATCCCTTTACGCATAACGGGATTTACGGGTCCAATCTGGTGGTGCGGGGCACGGATGCATCCCGGCTTGATGCGGCGATGGTGCGTTTATCCGAGGTTTTTGCATGA
- a CDS encoding TetR/AcrR family transcriptional regulator → MSQNETAIKIMDIAERMARVGGYHAFSFREIAAEIGIKSASVHYHFANKETLGAAIADRYTQRFMAAIGAPDDATPDVMLNRYVQVYRGAQLEDELMCLCGMFGAEIRYLPASVAAKTRDFFRQNLAWLTAVYTRQGDDAHTAAKNAETLIATLEGAMILSHSMDDPEVFQNITQDLT, encoded by the coding sequence ATGAGCCAGAACGAAACAGCAATCAAAATAATGGATATCGCTGAACGCATGGCGCGGGTCGGTGGGTATCATGCGTTTAGTTTTCGCGAAATTGCCGCTGAAATCGGAATAAAATCGGCCAGTGTGCATTATCATTTCGCCAACAAAGAAACACTGGGGGCCGCGATTGCTGATCGGTACACTCAGCGGTTTATGGCTGCGATTGGTGCGCCAGATGATGCCACGCCTGATGTGATGCTGAACAGATATGTGCAGGTGTATCGCGGCGCCCAACTTGAGGATGAATTGATGTGCCTTTGTGGGATGTTTGGGGCCGAAATTCGGTATCTTCCTGCGTCCGTCGCCGCTAAAACTAGGGATTTCTTTCGCCAAAACTTGGCGTGGTTGACTGCCGTTTACACACGGCAGGGCGATGATGCGCACACAGCCGCCAAAAACGCCGAAACGCTGATCGCAACCCTAGAAGGCGCGATGATTTTGTCACACAGCATGGATGATCCAGAGGTGTTTCAAAACATCACCCAAGATTTGACCTGA
- a CDS encoding histidine phosphatase family protein: MTKPLEICLFRHGEVEFDKWAWSSASSLRALVEHYDSQQIILPPTTPPPANHFEVVVCSCLPRSISSAKTLFQRYDRSDELFREAELPNLPPLPLKLPAIILFVIARMMWRCGAEENCESYAAFKGRAKDAARELVGIAETNTNVAFVGHGLINFFIAQELLQLGFEGPKAPIREHWAGPCIR; this comes from the coding sequence ATGACGAAGCCCTTAGAAATTTGTCTATTTAGGCACGGAGAAGTCGAATTTGACAAATGGGCCTGGTCTAGTGCGTCAAGCCTTCGGGCGCTGGTCGAGCACTACGACTCACAACAAATCATCCTCCCACCAACTACGCCCCCTCCGGCAAACCATTTCGAAGTCGTAGTTTGTAGCTGTCTGCCGCGCAGCATATCATCAGCAAAGACACTATTTCAGCGGTATGACCGTTCTGATGAATTATTCCGCGAAGCTGAATTGCCTAACCTGCCGCCGCTTCCACTCAAACTCCCGGCCATAATATTGTTCGTGATTGCTCGCATGATGTGGAGATGCGGTGCTGAGGAGAACTGTGAAAGTTATGCCGCCTTCAAAGGACGCGCAAAAGACGCAGCACGAGAGCTGGTTGGAATTGCTGAGACCAACACAAACGTGGCATTTGTCGGCCATGGACTTATCAATTTTTTCATCGCTCAAGAACTACTTCAGCTAGGATTTGAAGGACCAAAGGCTCCGATCCGCGAGCACTGGGCAGGCCCGTGTATTCGATAG
- a CDS encoding HIT family protein, which produces MSFSLFEPISSPHFYHTLRRHNGYSQCIDYIRCDGYRYDRIQKGRLRMTNINDCIFCNLDAQFVVAENQFAIAIRDKFPVKPLHTLIIPKRHTCDVFDCTAAEREAMHTLAVACLDALRREDPAIEGVNFGHNIGEVAGQKIFHTHLHLIPRRKGDFAPPPARGEA; this is translated from the coding sequence ATGTCGTTTTCTTTGTTTGAACCCATTTCAAGTCCCCATTTTTATCACACTCTACGGCGTCACAACGGATATAGTCAATGCATTGACTATATCCGTTGTGACGGTTACCGATATGACCGTATTCAAAAAGGGCGTTTGCGGATGACAAACATAAATGACTGCATATTTTGCAATCTGGACGCACAATTTGTCGTGGCAGAGAACCAATTTGCCATCGCGATACGTGACAAATTCCCAGTGAAACCGTTGCATACCCTTATCATCCCAAAACGGCACACATGCGATGTTTTCGACTGCACGGCCGCTGAACGAGAGGCAATGCACACCCTAGCAGTTGCGTGCTTGGACGCGTTGAGGCGCGAAGATCCAGCAATTGAAGGGGTTAACTTTGGCCACAATATTGGTGAAGTCGCGGGACAGAAAATCTTCCACACGCATTTGCATCTCATACCGCGGCGTAAGGGAGACTTCGCACCCCCTCCTGCGAGGGGTGAAGCATGA
- a CDS encoding MarR family winged helix-turn-helix transcriptional regulator: protein MGSNKENDIDHNIGWLLKTAFDVYHAMTVQTVRELGFSDVTASQARLIAVFNKKSIRAIDLAELAGVSKQAASVTLSELIDSGYLEQRKSTTDGRVRLLSLTEKGYALKRAAGDVKVTSERMISAVIGPEEKAHLAAQLKKITALPVQSTQLGLSEKERTS, encoded by the coding sequence ATGGGTTCAAACAAAGAAAACGACATCGATCACAACATCGGTTGGCTTCTTAAGACAGCGTTTGATGTGTACCACGCAATGACGGTCCAGACGGTCCGAGAGCTGGGCTTCAGCGATGTTACCGCATCCCAAGCCCGTCTTATTGCTGTTTTCAATAAGAAATCAATACGAGCAATCGATCTTGCAGAACTGGCTGGCGTTTCCAAGCAAGCGGCCTCTGTTACCCTCTCAGAGTTGATAGACAGCGGCTACTTAGAACAGCGGAAATCTACTACTGACGGGAGGGTGCGCCTGCTATCGTTAACTGAAAAAGGTTACGCGCTGAAACGGGCAGCAGGGGATGTAAAGGTGACTTCGGAACGCATGATCAGTGCCGTGATTGGCCCCGAAGAAAAGGCTCATTTGGCGGCCCAACTCAAGAAAATTACAGCATTGCCAGTACAATCAACCCAATTGGGCCTAAGTGAGAAAGAGAGAACTTCATGA
- a CDS encoding DUF1330 domain-containing protein — MTVLNVAFAEIRDAKKMQEYAEAAAPIMKEYGAEVIVRGNYIKTLLGDQKQSHVTGVFRFPDMDIAEQFYGCSAYAALIPLREQAGAMVFNFYEE; from the coding sequence ATGACCGTACTAAACGTTGCTTTCGCCGAAATCAGAGATGCAAAGAAAATGCAGGAATATGCAGAAGCCGCCGCCCCGATCATGAAGGAGTATGGCGCTGAAGTCATCGTCAGAGGTAACTATATCAAAACCCTTCTTGGCGATCAAAAGCAGTCGCACGTGACAGGCGTCTTCCGATTTCCCGACATGGATATTGCCGAGCAATTTTACGGATGTTCCGCATATGCCGCCCTTATCCCTTTGAGGGAACAAGCTGGGGCAATGGTGTTTAACTTTTACGAGGAGTGA